The genomic DNA CAGGCGGCGGTGGCCGCCGGCAGAGAGTCGATCACCGGCAGTTTCATCCCGGCCCGTTATCGCGGCTCCGCTCCAGATCGAGTTCCACCGCCCGCAGGGGGGACGCCTTGAAGAACTCGGAAAGCGGCGAAGATGGCCGCGTCAACTTCTGGTATTGCTCGAAGGACAAAACCACGGCCGCCGGCGTCCCGCGCAGGGTAATGGTCTGCGGCTTGCCGCGCCGGGCTTCTTCCACGACCTGGCTCAGCCGATTCTTCGCCTCCTGCAACCGCCACTCATCCGAATGAACCACATCTTTCTTGCGTGTCGGCATAACGACCCCCAATCTGGTTAGACTATCCAGGCCATAGCGTACTCCGGCTGAAATAACAAATGGCATGTCGGAAATACAACCTCCGTCTGCTTCCGGACGCGTCACTGATGAAGTAGAGGGTTTCACAGTCCTGGTCGGCGCGAACCTCGGTGCCG from Geoalkalibacter sp. includes the following:
- a CDS encoding type II toxin-antitoxin system Phd/YefM family antitoxin codes for the protein MPTRKKDVVHSDEWRLQEAKNRLSQVVEEARRGKPQTITLRGTPAAVVLSFEQYQKLTRPSSPLSEFFKASPLRAVELDLERSRDNGPG